One Hallerella porci genomic window carries:
- the pyrE gene encoding orotate phosphoribosyltransferase: protein MIQKDEFVHFLVQTGALKFGAFVTKSGRHTPYFINTGEFRTGKALARLSEFYAQAYVEHFQGKATNLFGPAYKGIPLCAATAIALAEKHGIDLSFTYNRKEAKDHGEGGNLVGDTYKESRDVVIIEDVITAGTSVNETMQTMKNFPNAHIKGLLISVDRRERLENGKSALETVQENYGIEAHSIINIDDIIAFLESDENRKKIGAPEDILDRVRAYRKEWGV, encoded by the coding sequence ATGATTCAGAAAGATGAATTTGTGCATTTTCTCGTTCAAACGGGAGCTTTGAAATTTGGCGCATTCGTTACCAAGAGCGGACGCCATACTCCGTATTTCATTAACACCGGAGAATTCCGCACCGGAAAAGCACTCGCACGCCTTTCGGAATTTTACGCCCAAGCTTACGTGGAACATTTCCAAGGCAAAGCGACCAATTTATTTGGACCCGCTTACAAAGGAATTCCTCTTTGCGCAGCGACAGCGATTGCCCTTGCCGAAAAGCACGGCATCGATTTGAGCTTTACCTACAACCGCAAAGAAGCAAAAGATCACGGCGAAGGCGGTAATTTAGTCGGTGATACTTATAAAGAAAGTCGCGATGTCGTCATCATCGAAGACGTGATTACCGCGGGCACTTCCGTCAACGAAACGATGCAAACGATGAAGAATTTCCCGAACGCTCACATCAAAGGCCTTCTGATTTCAGTCGATCGCCGCGAACGTTTGGAAAACGGAAAGTCCGCATTAGAAACCGTCCAAGAAAACTACGGAATTGAAGCGCATTCGATTATTAACATCGACGATATTATCGCCTTCCTCGAAAGCGATGAAAATCGCAAAAAAATCGGTGCGCCCGAAGACATTTTGGACCGAGTCCGCGCCTACCGCAAGGAATGGGGTGTGTAA